The Neobacillus sp. PS3-34 genome has a window encoding:
- a CDS encoding ABC transporter ATP-binding protein, with translation MGHAIEAKKLTLSYGDTIIIDELDIEIPKGEITVFIGGNGCGKSTLLRSIARLLKPQSGAVLLEGDSISRLSTKEVAKKMAILPQSPDAPEGLTVLQLVKQGRYPHQSWIRQWSVEDETKVRNALKSTVLEDLSDRTVDSLSGGQRQRAWIAMTLAQDTDIILLDEPTTYLDMTHQIEILDLLFELNDKEGRTIVMVLHDLNLACRYAHNIVAIKDRQIYAQGKPEHVINGSTVKNVFGMDCVVTVDPLFGTPLCIPYGKGRRIIKEAGAIHVR, from the coding sequence ATGGGACACGCGATTGAAGCGAAAAAACTGACACTTTCATATGGGGACACCATTATTATTGATGAACTTGACATTGAAATCCCAAAGGGTGAAATTACGGTTTTTATCGGTGGGAATGGATGCGGAAAATCCACGCTCCTTCGGTCCATTGCCCGGCTTCTTAAGCCTCAATCCGGGGCGGTTTTACTTGAAGGAGACTCCATTTCCAGACTGTCAACAAAGGAAGTGGCCAAAAAAATGGCGATCCTTCCACAATCCCCGGACGCACCAGAGGGCCTTACCGTATTGCAGCTTGTGAAACAGGGGCGATATCCGCACCAGTCCTGGATAAGGCAATGGTCTGTTGAAGATGAAACCAAGGTTCGAAATGCACTTAAATCAACCGTCCTGGAGGATTTGAGTGACCGGACTGTCGACTCCCTTTCAGGCGGACAGCGGCAGCGTGCCTGGATCGCAATGACACTAGCCCAGGACACGGATATCATTCTTTTGGATGAGCCGACGACCTACCTTGATATGACACATCAAATTGAAATTCTCGACTTGCTGTTTGAATTGAATGATAAAGAAGGACGCACGATTGTCATGGTCCTACACGATCTTAATCTTGCATGCCGCTATGCCCATAATATAGTGGCAATCAAGGACCGGCAAATCTATGCACAGGGAAAACCAGAGCATGTTATTAATGGCAGCACGGTTAAAAATGTTTTTGGCATGGATTGTGTAGTAACGGTTGATCCGCTGTTCGGAACACCTTTATGCATCCCATATGGCAAAGGGAGACGGATCATCAAAGAGGCAGGCGCCATCCATGTTCGTTAA
- a CDS encoding Lrp/AsnC family transcriptional regulator: protein MDQIDFKILELLKENSRKQWKEIGESVHMTGQAVGNRIHRMEEDGIIEKYTIIMNEMKIGKSIQAFVTVFMKTTNHTEFQQFLRNHPNVSEAHRVSGEGCYFLKASLSSQEELNKVLDEILKYGNYRVNLSIGKIV, encoded by the coding sequence ATGGATCAAATTGACTTTAAAATACTTGAGCTATTAAAAGAAAATTCACGAAAGCAATGGAAGGAGATAGGCGAGTCTGTTCATATGACCGGGCAAGCCGTAGGCAACCGAATCCATCGTATGGAAGAAGACGGCATTATTGAAAAATATACAATAATAATGAATGAGATGAAGATAGGGAAAAGCATTCAAGCGTTTGTAACGGTTTTTATGAAAACGACCAATCACACTGAGTTTCAACAATTTCTAAGGAATCATCCTAATGTCTCAGAAGCACACAGGGTCAGTGGTGAAGGCTGCTATTTTTTAAAGGCAAGCCTTTCATCTCAAGAGGAATTAAATAAAGTCTTAGATGAAATATTAAAATATGGAAATTACCGTGTGAATCTATCAATTGGAAAAATTGTTTAA
- a CDS encoding MBL fold metallo-hydrolase, protein MNIQLIRHATHIITFQGKKILLDPMFSEKDTLAPVPNAPNQHLNNPLSELTIEKGKLTQVDAIIVTHTHRDHFDDEAILQLAKNLPLFCQPEDEEYIKDKGFKHVVAIDQEYIWEGIKFIRTPGKHGKGELAEKMGPVSGFILKAEQEPVLYIIGDSVWYSEIEDIFRKYAPQIAVAFAGEARFLVGEPITMGLKDIDSMAASFPEATIIVSHMESWNHCLLTRDEVLAYRKENGYESRILVPENGEILVF, encoded by the coding sequence ATGAATATTCAACTGATTAGGCATGCCACACACATTATTACTTTTCAAGGAAAGAAAATCTTACTTGATCCAATGTTTAGTGAAAAGGACACACTTGCTCCCGTCCCCAATGCACCAAATCAGCATTTAAATAATCCGCTTTCAGAACTGACGATCGAGAAAGGAAAGTTAACACAGGTAGATGCCATTATTGTGACGCATACCCATCGGGATCACTTTGATGATGAAGCAATTTTACAGCTGGCAAAAAATCTGCCTCTTTTTTGCCAGCCAGAGGATGAAGAATATATCAAAGACAAGGGTTTTAAACATGTTGTTGCAATCGATCAGGAATATATTTGGGAGGGAATAAAGTTTATTCGTACTCCAGGGAAGCATGGTAAGGGGGAGCTGGCAGAAAAAATGGGACCCGTTTCAGGATTCATTTTAAAAGCTGAACAAGAGCCAGTTCTTTATATTATCGGCGACAGTGTTTGGTATTCAGAAATTGAAGATATTTTTAGAAAATACGCTCCTCAAATTGCAGTTGCCTTTGCGGGAGAAGCGCGCTTTCTGGTTGGTGAACCAATTACTATGGGGCTCAAGGATATCGACAGTATGGCTGCTTCATTCCCGGAGGCAACGATTATTGTTTCCCATATGGAATCATGGAACCATTGTTTATTAACGCGTGACGAAGTCCTGGCTTATCGTAAAGAAAACGGCTATGAAAGCAGGATTCTGGTACCGGAAAATGGAGAGATTCTGGTGTTCTAA
- a CDS encoding DMT family transporter — MEKWAGLFLVAVSATGFGLMSSFARLASKLNVNLFTLLSFRFLLAFLILLAICIFTKKSFHLACKKIIIISLLGILGYAVMAYLLFSSYNYMPASIATIIFYAYPLLTYVISIISRHEDFKLSKAGILLICLFGLFISIYSGGEIEIIGLVFAFGAGLIYSLFIFISDTFIKDIPSVVSSTMICLTSGLTLLFIGISRHQVSPHVSMEGWAIITALSIASTVIPIVFFFNGVKLIGATNSAIVSIIEPITSMLFSMLFFHDVLNRMQMTGIVIVLVATISSQLNFDKRSMLNNFSN; from the coding sequence ATGGAAAAATGGGCTGGACTGTTTTTAGTTGCTGTATCAGCAACAGGCTTTGGATTAATGAGCAGTTTTGCAAGATTAGCGAGCAAATTAAACGTAAATCTGTTCACTTTATTGAGTTTTAGATTTCTACTAGCGTTTTTGATCTTACTCGCAATTTGTATTTTTACAAAGAAAAGCTTTCATTTAGCTTGCAAAAAAATCATCATTATTTCCTTATTAGGGATTTTGGGTTATGCAGTAATGGCTTATTTGTTATTTAGTTCCTACAACTATATGCCGGCATCAATTGCAACGATAATTTTTTACGCCTATCCCTTGTTGACATATGTCATTTCAATCATAAGCAGACATGAAGATTTTAAATTATCAAAGGCTGGAATCCTTTTAATCTGCTTATTTGGATTATTTATAAGTATTTATAGTGGAGGTGAAATAGAGATTATTGGTCTCGTTTTTGCCTTTGGTGCAGGATTAATTTATAGCCTGTTTATTTTTATTAGCGACACCTTCATCAAAGATATCCCTTCTGTAGTTAGTTCCACTATGATCTGTCTGACATCAGGATTAACCTTGCTTTTCATCGGAATTTCGCGGCATCAGGTCTCGCCTCATGTTTCAATGGAAGGATGGGCTATCATTACGGCCCTCTCTATCGCATCGACCGTTATTCCAATCGTTTTCTTTTTCAATGGAGTCAAGCTGATTGGAGCTACAAATAGCGCCATTGTTAGTATAATCGAACCGATTACATCAATGTTATTTTCAATGCTGTTCTTTCACGATGTGTTAAATCGAATGCAAATGACAGGAATTGTTATTGTTCTCGTAGCAACCATTTCAAGTCAACTTAATTTTGATAAAAGAAGTATGTTAAACAATTTTTCCAATTGA
- a CDS encoding IucA/IucC family C-terminal-domain containing protein — MFVNLTAKEVEELSRFRFSSNAPKDGTAEKISDVLIDGNMGTFLKKVKHEIQAPDLRVAASVFMKRFAFVAVIYLYAMSVWKKRLQFSLETLHLLNSKDEAHWLPEYYFEKLEALPFENVDFDAWRNESLQHLFKDVVFPVLDSLAKEGKVSRRILWENIAVYIYWLYENVIGITDGSQAAADFDYICNKAPGYLFGSYNSNPLQRFNQEPIYLGDLGEFVKVRKTCCFTYQLGEKRTYCKTCPLYCRQFNAGKSNRRK; from the coding sequence ATGTTCGTTAATTTAACAGCAAAGGAAGTGGAGGAGCTCTCCAGATTCCGATTTTCATCTAACGCACCTAAGGATGGAACGGCAGAAAAAATCAGTGATGTGCTTATCGATGGCAATATGGGCACTTTTCTAAAAAAAGTTAAGCATGAGATTCAGGCTCCTGATCTGAGAGTGGCTGCATCCGTTTTTATGAAACGATTTGCCTTTGTGGCTGTTATTTATTTATACGCAATGTCGGTCTGGAAAAAACGGCTTCAGTTTTCGCTCGAAACACTGCATTTATTAAATAGTAAGGATGAAGCGCATTGGCTTCCGGAATATTATTTTGAAAAACTGGAAGCTCTGCCTTTTGAAAATGTTGACTTTGACGCTTGGAGAAATGAATCATTACAGCATTTATTTAAAGATGTTGTGTTTCCTGTCCTTGATAGCCTCGCGAAAGAGGGAAAGGTTTCAAGGCGAATTTTATGGGAGAATATTGCTGTTTATATTTATTGGCTCTATGAAAATGTCATTGGGATTACTGATGGATCACAAGCTGCAGCTGATTTTGACTATATTTGCAACAAGGCGCCTGGCTACCTGTTTGGAAGCTACAACAGCAATCCATTGCAAAGGTTTAACCAGGAACCAATCTATCTCGGGGATCTTGGTGAGTTTGTCAAAGTTCGGAAGACATGCTGTTTTACATACCAGCTTGGGGAAAAACGGACGTATTGCAAGACGTGCCCTTTATATTGCCGGCAATTTAATGCCGGGAAGAGTAACCGTCGAAAATAA